CCAATAACCAAAAGATTTCATAACAAACTTAATCTTCTATGGAACTTAGAACAAGCAACAAAAGACAAGGCTGGCCAGAAATTAAGGTGTATTCATCCAGACAATTGTTTCCACAAGGTCTGACAGAAGCGCCTATACCATAATTTAATATCAAAGAGATGTTCAGTTACGTAGACAAAGACCGCACTCAGTTTAAAGGAGAATCCATAAAGGCGCAAACTTTTCCCCTAGAAGTAGAAAATAGAGTTTGAAACAACCAGAAGTCAACTGACTTTTTAGAATCTGAGCCAGACTGCCCAGATAAGTCTCATTCCATTCACATGATATGCCACACCTATGGTGCTGTGTTGAAGAAGACCAGTGGAAAAATGTACTAATGCATACAGTATTGTAAGTTATAAACTGGTCCACCTTTTGACTCCTGCTGGTGCAGCATTATGAAGTACATCATGATGGGCTGGATCCAATGCATCCGTAACAGAGCCAGGTATAATTGATCCAAGAAAACTTCCTGATCTTTTGCTTCTgctaagagagagagataagagatttgaatttacaaatgaaaattagaaggatgaaaaaaaattctctaaCATTGGAAAACATAAAGAAGTGTACTGCATGAACATCGTGAACACCAAGGATTTGAAAGGAACTGCCTCTTTATCTTCTTTTGTAAATTCACTTTTTTGAACAGACTCTTTTATAAGTTTACTAGACACAAAGATTGAACAGCAAGACTTAtgcaacaaataaaataaggaTTAATCATTTGTCAgaacataattttattaatacagcttttcctttctcttttaGGGCAACCGCAATTGCAACTAGCTGAAGGAAGATAAATaccaaataaaagaataagCAAATGCTACTGAAGGCCTAGAGCTTTACTTATCTAAGGACATGAGAAAAGTGCAACAACATTAAGCAAATACGTGAGTCAGTTTCCTTATATATTAGGACTTCATGTGGTACGTGCAACATCAATGTGCTAACTTAAGAATGTTCAGTTGTTACGAAAAGACATGTTCAGTTTTAGTTCTCACCTTTGATAAATAGAGAACCCCAGAGAGAAAGCATGAACAGAACCTGAAGAACTTGTGCCGACAAGAATATCTGGCAGTTGCGTAGATGGCCCAAatgacaaagaaaatatagTTGACGGATATGTCCCTCTTCGAAAGCTATAAGACTGCCAAAGAAGGATTAATTAGACCTCCATATTACTTGTAATAAAGTACAGTCAATTAAAAGTACTACCACTACTTGCTTCAGTGGCTGTAGGTTATAAGTCAGGAAAGGAGATGATGGAACAGTAATTCTTATGcagtatataaatatacacacATGTTTGAGATCCAAGGTGCGGGTCCACAAATATTACTTGGATTTGATAAAAGGAACTGTTTCCCTTCAATTTGATAAAAGAAATTCTTTGCTCTTCTTCACCTTAGTTGCTTCTGAGACTAGATGGACTCTTATAATGGTCCCCTGTTCAGATGCTGTTGCTATGTACGTCCCATTGGAAGAAAGAGCCATTGCAGCAAGTGGGGCTCGATGAGCATCTATCTGTAgttcaaattcaagaaatataaatatacatagaATTAGAAGATGGAAAGAGAAGTATCTTTTGCTGCATATCTAATACAACTAAATAAAGACATAAAATTCCATGAAGATTgatcctttattttttaaataaaaaattcaattcagATACTCTTGAAATATGACTACATATTTTCAAATGCAGTTGCAAAGCATCGTGATTTTCTTGAGGATTTGAAAGCAGGCATCTAAAGAAGCATACTGCAGGATCCACTTTACACCATTTTACTTTTAATGTCTTCcgaaaaatttataaaaaaaacatttatttttctaatttgtgTGCTTCCTCTACTGCATACTTTTGGCTGTGTAGATGAAACAGAACCACGAAAATTGACCAACAAGATAGAAGAGGAACAAAACCACAAATCTTCCACATTACCGGTAAAAAAGAACACTCAGGcttattaaaacaaaagctCTGAATTCATGTTGAAAAACATTTTTCAGAAGTATTAATTCATCTAGATAACAAAATGAAGTGACGTCATACATATTTTACCATCTTTCTGTCATGTATGAAAAAGAATATCATATTCCATAACCTCACAATGTAAATGCAGGTCCATGACATTGTACAACAACACAGATCCCTTGGAGATGCTAGCAGGAAGAGCCAAGAAGCACCCTTCCAAACTTGGAGAGAATGCACAAAGCCCTGAggagaatgaaaaaaaaaaaaatgacaaaagaTAATGTTATACGAATAAGTTTTGAGGCAGATTGCTGGTTGAACAGAATGTGAATCCACATACTGGTACAAGAAGAAATGTGACCCAATTCACCTTTTAAATTTGGTATAGTATCAATAGTGTCCAAGATTCCGAGACTATTTATGTCATATACATATGTTTTGTCCTGTAAAATGACAACAAGTCTGCATTTCCCAAAAAAGCATATCAAAATCCTCAacaagaaaggagaaaaaattgaagttcACTTAATAGATTAACAACCATCCAATGGGCTGAGTGAGTTCTGCACCACTTAAATGATTTTACAAAagtatcaaaaaaaaataaagcatttatagtttttttattggaaAACAATGTATATAGAACATTAAATCTATGTACTTCCAAGTATTTGTACATACTTTTGCTGTGCCCATACATACCTATATGATTGCATTGCATAGATGCATGTAGAAGAACCAAAAAGGGTTAAACAAAGTAGAACTTCGAAATAATTCGGTACTTTAAAATGGGGGAGCATTATCACatgataattttgtaaaatctCACTATATAGTACAGAACCTCGATAACTGTCTTAACAAGTGTCTACAAGTCCCAAATATGCCAATTGTCTTTGCTATCATATCTAAGCTCAAAAATTTTGTTAACAAATTAAATGATGTATCATATATCAGCTTGAAACATCGAATTAAAGATTATTATGATAATTAACCAAGACAAATTCGTAGCACAAGCTCATGATGACTAATTTCGTGTTACCTTTTCTTATTCATGCGAACAGCAAGTATTGaagtcaaaaaatttaattctcGAAGAGCAGTTCCAGTTGTGGTGTTGAACAAACAGAGACGCCGTGGCGATAAAGATGGCTGTAGCAGTCAGAATGTCAGTAAATTTATCATGATAGAATCCAATACTAACAACTAACTGATTACATTACATACCTCTTCACCAGCTCCAACAATGGCAAGAAGACTGGAGCTAAATAGCATTTCAACAATAACGAAAGCTCCAATAgctaaccaaatcaaaataaaataagtaaatattaaaagaaatgG
The window above is part of the Prunus dulcis chromosome 1, ALMONDv2, whole genome shotgun sequence genome. Proteins encoded here:
- the LOC117615200 gene encoding autophagy-related protein 18b isoform X1, with the translated sequence MANQSSSSYPILCASFNQDTSCFAIGTKDGFKIFDSNTGRLCYERAIGAFVIVEMLFSSSLLAIVGAGEEPSLSPRRLCLFNTTTGTALRELNFLTSILAVRMNKKRLVVILQDKTYVYDINSLGILDTIDTIPNLKGLCAFSPSLEGCFLALPASISKGSVLLYNVMDLHLHCEIDAHRAPLAAMALSSNGTYIATASEQGTIIRVHLVSEATKSYSFRRGTYPSTIFSLSFGPSTQLPDILVGTSSSGSVHAFSLGFSIYQSRSKRSGSFLGSIIPGSVTDALDPAHHDVLHNAAPAGVKSYAVIRKVDKVADTSTSEIVACRATISIITYNGYFQEYNLSINNQNEFSWSLEREFKLLTVISDDAISS
- the LOC117615200 gene encoding autophagy-related protein 18b isoform X4; translated protein: MANQSSSSYPILCASFNQDTSCFAIGTKDGFKIFDSNTGRLCYERAIGAFVIVEMLFSSSLLAIVGAGEEPSLSPRRLCLFNTTTGTALRELNFLTSILAVRMNKKRLVVILQDKTYVYDINSLGILDTIDTIPNLKGLCAFSPSLEGCFLALPASISKGSVLLYNVMDLHLHCEIDAHRAPLAAMALSSNGTYIATASEQGTIIRVHLVSEATKSYSFRRGTYPSTIFSLSFGPSTQLPDILVGTSSSGSVHAFSLGFSIYQSRSKRSGSFLGSIIPGSVTDALDPAHHDVLHNAAPAGVKSYAVIRKVDKVADTSTSEIVACRFVTGCCL
- the LOC117615200 gene encoding autophagy-related protein 18b isoform X3; this translates as MANQSSSSYPILCASFNQDTSCFAIGTKDGFKIFDSNTGRLCYERAIGAFVIVEMLFSSSLLAIVGAGEEPSLSPRRLCLFNTTTGTALRELNFLTSILAVRMNKKRLVVILQDKTYVYDINSLGILDTIDTIPNLKGLCAFSPSLEGCFLALPASISKGSVLLYNVMDLHLHCEIDAHRAPLAAMALSSNGTYIATASEQGTIIRVHLVSEATKSYSFRRGTYPSTIFSLSFGPSTQLPDILVGTSSSGSVHAFSLGFSIYQSRSKRSGSFLGSIIPGSVTDALDPAHHDVLHNAAPAGVKRATISIITYNGYFQEYNLSINNQNEFSWSLEREFKLLTVISDDAISS
- the LOC117615200 gene encoding autophagy-related protein 18b isoform X2, with amino-acid sequence MANQSSSSYPILCASFNQDTSCFAIGTKDGFKIFDSNTGRLCYERAIGAFVIVEMLFSSSLLAIVGAGEEPSLSPRRLCLFNTTTGTALRELNFLTSILAVRMNKKRLVVILQDKTYVYDINSLGILDTIDTIPNLKGLCAFSPSLEGCFLALPASISKGSVLLYNVMDLHLHCEIDAHRAPLAAMALSSNGTYIATASEQGTIIRVHLVSEATKSYSFRRGTYPSTIFSLSFGPSTQLPDILVGTSSSGSVHAFSLGFSIYQRSKRSGSFLGSIIPGSVTDALDPAHHDVLHNAAPAGVKSYAVIRKVDKVADTSTSEIVACRATISIITYNGYFQEYNLSINNQNEFSWSLEREFKLLTVISDDAISS